Proteins from a genomic interval of Staphylococcus debuckii:
- a CDS encoding precorrin-2 dehydrogenase/sirohydrochlorin ferrochelatase family protein codes for MYPIQLNLKNKNVVLIGGGRIGYRKFKHLAKADYGSVTVISKTFLPEFFEQCYPDIKLITKDYDKEDIAEADIVIIATDSPEINDKIKQDTTPEQLVNHTGDKSQSDFFNMREFDFEDLAISVRSNGGDYKKAKQVSKAIEKYLREEYGRE; via the coding sequence GTGTATCCAATACAACTTAATTTAAAAAATAAAAACGTAGTGCTCATCGGCGGCGGACGCATCGGTTATCGTAAGTTCAAACATCTGGCTAAAGCAGATTACGGCAGCGTTACGGTTATCAGCAAAACTTTTTTGCCAGAATTTTTCGAACAATGCTATCCAGATATTAAATTAATTACGAAAGATTATGATAAGGAAGATATTGCAGAAGCGGATATTGTAATCATTGCAACAGATTCACCTGAAATTAATGACAAAATTAAACAAGATACGACCCCTGAACAGTTGGTGAATCATACAGGCGACAAATCTCAATCAGATTTTTTTAATATGCGAGAATTTGACTTTGAAGATTTAGCAATCAGTGTGCGTTCAAACGGCGGAGATTATAAAAAGGCAAAACAAGTGTCAAAAGCGATAGAAAAGTATTTACGAGAGGAATACGGGAGGGAATAG
- a CDS encoding sirohydrochlorin chelatase, with protein sequence MSQTIIVMHGMRRGKQNQLLMEELDKVGTQIEDDFDVAFIESDELSLPQVIRKHLQEGEHYFTIVPLLLFSGRHYLEDLPDIMREMQLMFPGSIHYQIRQPLCYHPALTEWIQKRIDAWQYQNDPYSAIVLIAHGSPFLTEPDDELNMLKAQCQTECPIYTMMFYGDLQFEGLLPDMKDDYQHILVIPVFFYDGFLVNKIKKKINTLKGDSDITIAPALNFEPELDAMLAARLNQVKEF encoded by the coding sequence ATGTCACAAACGATTATAGTCATGCATGGTATGAGACGAGGTAAACAAAATCAATTATTAATGGAAGAATTAGACAAAGTGGGCACACAAATTGAGGATGATTTCGATGTCGCTTTTATTGAAAGCGATGAGTTATCGTTGCCGCAAGTGATACGTAAACATTTGCAAGAGGGTGAACATTACTTCACGATTGTGCCACTGCTACTATTTTCAGGGCGACATTATTTAGAGGATCTCCCTGACATCATGCGGGAAATGCAATTGATGTTTCCTGGAAGTATCCATTACCAAATTCGTCAGCCCCTCTGTTACCATCCGGCATTGACAGAGTGGATTCAAAAACGTATAGATGCTTGGCAGTATCAGAATGATCCGTATTCAGCAATTGTGCTGATTGCACATGGCAGCCCGTTCTTGACCGAACCGGATGATGAGTTGAATATGTTGAAAGCACAATGTCAAACAGAATGTCCGATTTATACCATGATGTTTTACGGTGATTTGCAGTTTGAAGGGCTCCTGCCTGATATGAAAGATGACTATCAGCATATTTTAGTCATCCCTGTGTTTTTCTATGATGGCTTCTTAGTCAATAAAATCAAGAAGAAAATTAATACGCTTAAAGGAGATTCTGATATTACGATTGCACCAGCACTGAATTTCGAACCTGAACTCGATGCAATGCTGGCAGCAAGATTAAATCAAGTTAAGGAGTTTTAG
- a CDS encoding formate/nitrite transporter family protein — protein sequence MVMQNHKSVEDTYASRETMNNVVSSSQMKSVMLSKTPVRYFLKAMMSGFLLSIVAVFMLAIKTQHNGINEGTINLLGALAFSLALVLIVLTHSELLTSNFMYMTAGAYYKAVPIAKIIWLFTVCFIGNIVGGFILFGLLKFTNVMTPEMVTALTKIVDKKTTLGTWDGILVKAIFANFFINIGIYVSIQFKEGLSKAFFIACGVVVFVFMGYEHVVYNANLFSGMMYYNFDALSWIDVLKNIVWAFIGNYIGGGIFVGLLYAFFNGKRNHYIDEQK from the coding sequence ATGGTTATGCAAAATCATAAATCGGTTGAAGATACATATGCTTCACGTGAGACGATGAATAATGTAGTTAGTTCGTCTCAAATGAAATCTGTCATGTTAAGTAAAACGCCTGTGCGTTATTTTCTTAAAGCCATGATGTCTGGTTTCTTATTATCTATTGTGGCAGTCTTCATGCTAGCAATTAAAACACAACATAACGGTATCAATGAAGGTACGATTAACTTGTTAGGCGCTTTGGCATTTAGTTTAGCCTTAGTATTAATCGTGCTTACACACTCTGAGTTGCTGACAAGTAACTTTATGTATATGACAGCAGGCGCTTATTATAAAGCAGTGCCAATTGCTAAGATCATCTGGTTATTTACAGTATGTTTCATTGGTAATATTGTCGGAGGCTTCATACTGTTCGGCTTATTGAAATTCACTAATGTCATGACACCAGAAATGGTCACTGCATTAACTAAGATTGTGGATAAGAAAACGACACTTGGAACATGGGATGGTATTTTAGTTAAAGCTATTTTTGCTAACTTCTTTATCAATATCGGTATCTACGTGTCTATCCAATTCAAAGAAGGTTTATCTAAAGCTTTCTTTATCGCATGCGGCGTAGTAGTCTTTGTATTTATGGGTTATGAACACGTTGTTTACAACGCTAACTTATTCTCAGGTATGATGTACTACAACTTTGATGCATTATCTTGGATAGATGTTTTGAAAAATATCGTGTGGGCCTTTATCGGTAACTATATCGGCGGCGGTATTTTTGTAGGTCTGTTATATGCTTTCTTTAATGGAAAAAGAAATCACTATATCGATGAACAAAAATAG
- a CDS encoding SRPBCC family protein: MTIQRDGNKIIFSRIFDARIQDVFNAYTTKSKFEQWFHPKGGTTEVYDFNPQPGGKNFFKINAPDGQSYTVMQYDEIEAPYKIIYHDYFANEKGQINPNMNGMKVEIYFKSKGQAQTEVQSVSVLPTAQAAQQLLEMGLEEGMTSTLDQLEELLKK; the protein is encoded by the coding sequence ATGACAATACAAAGAGACGGCAATAAAATTATTTTCAGTCGTATATTTGATGCGCGTATTCAAGATGTGTTTAATGCGTATACGACGAAATCAAAGTTTGAGCAATGGTTCCATCCCAAAGGCGGTACGACTGAAGTGTATGATTTTAATCCACAACCAGGCGGCAAAAATTTCTTTAAAATTAATGCGCCAGATGGTCAAAGTTATACGGTGATGCAATATGATGAGATTGAAGCGCCTTATAAAATTATTTATCATGATTACTTTGCAAATGAAAAAGGTCAAATTAACCCCAATATGAATGGTATGAAAGTAGAAATTTATTTTAAATCTAAAGGACAAGCGCAAACAGAGGTGCAGTCTGTTTCTGTGCTGCCTACAGCTCAAGCTGCTCAGCAATTATTAGAAATGGGATTAGAAGAAGGCATGACGAGTACGTTAGATCAGTTAGAGGAATTACTTAAAAAGTAA
- a CDS encoding YceI family protein, translating to MTQFTFDPAHSSIEFQVKHLMVSKVKGSFTQFNVELSGDLDDLSSLKGSASIDVKSIDTNQADRDNHLRTSDFFDADNYPEVKFEIKEVTKDKVTGDLTIKGVTNEETFDYDFGGVIKNPQNDTNVAGFTVSGKVDREKYGMSFNKTLETGGVLIGNDVKFEAALEFEVKN from the coding sequence ATGACCCAATTTACTTTTGATCCAGCTCATTCATCTATCGAATTCCAAGTTAAACACTTAATGGTGTCTAAAGTGAAAGGCAGCTTTACTCAATTCAATGTTGAATTATCAGGTGACTTAGATGACTTAAGCTCATTGAAAGGTTCAGCATCCATTGATGTTAAATCAATCGATACAAATCAAGCAGATCGTGACAACCACTTACGTACAAGCGATTTCTTTGATGCAGATAACTATCCTGAAGTTAAATTCGAAATTAAAGAAGTAACAAAGGATAAAGTAACAGGTGACTTAACAATTAAAGGTGTGACAAACGAAGAAACTTTCGATTACGATTTCGGAGGAGTCATCAAAAATCCGCAAAATGATACTAACGTAGCAGGTTTCACAGTATCTGGTAAAGTAGACCGTGAAAAATACGGTATGTCATTTAATAAAACATTAGAAACAGGCGGTGTTTTAATCGGGAACGATGTTAAATTTGAAGCCGCACTAGAATTTGAAGTTAAAAACTAA
- a CDS encoding CobW family GTP-binding protein, producing MDIIILGGFLGGGKTTTLNHLIEQALEQHLQPAVIMNDFGQASVDSHLINQTVPMDEIIEGCICCAMKADVSQQLHQIYLDYQPDVVFVECSGIAEPQSVIDACLTPALTPISTIQAVVGVVDASLYAKLDTYSGEMQKLYYEQLAHCSHLFINKVDKCETEAITTIYSDLTVLNPGAEITVGSYGKLESDLFTEKKTLESGRSKESSSAACAVHEHRHHEGIGHCYFEFEQAISLEQLVKWLEDLPQSIYRVKGFMQFTEHPETQLVQYTTGQLEISPIELTSKVPCYLVVIGSNLEHLESPVA from the coding sequence ATGGACATCATTATACTCGGAGGCTTCTTAGGCGGCGGAAAAACAACGACCTTGAACCATCTCATCGAACAAGCACTAGAACAACATTTGCAACCTGCTGTCATCATGAACGACTTCGGCCAAGCCAGCGTCGACAGCCATCTCATAAACCAAACTGTCCCCATGGATGAAATTATAGAAGGCTGCATCTGCTGCGCCATGAAAGCCGACGTTTCCCAGCAGCTGCATCAGATTTACCTTGATTACCAGCCAGATGTCGTATTTGTAGAATGCAGCGGTATAGCCGAACCGCAGTCCGTCATCGATGCTTGTCTGACTCCGGCACTCACACCCATTTCAACCATTCAAGCAGTAGTCGGTGTGGTGGATGCTTCACTCTACGCAAAGCTTGATACTTACTCAGGCGAGATGCAGAAACTTTACTACGAGCAACTCGCACACTGTTCACACCTGTTCATTAATAAAGTCGACAAGTGCGAAACCGAAGCCATTACTACAATATACAGCGACCTGACCGTCCTTAATCCAGGTGCGGAAATCACGGTTGGCAGCTATGGCAAACTGGAAAGTGATTTATTTACTGAAAAGAAAACTTTGGAGAGCGGAAGATCGAAAGAAAGCAGTTCTGCTGCTTGTGCAGTACATGAACATCGGCACCATGAAGGTATCGGTCATTGTTATTTTGAATTCGAGCAAGCCATATCTTTAGAGCAATTAGTAAAATGGCTAGAAGACCTGCCGCAATCTATTTATCGCGTTAAAGGCTTTATGCAATTTACAGAGCATCCAGAAACACAGTTAGTCCAATATACAACAGGTCAACTAGAAATATCACCTATTGAATTGACTTCTAAGGTGCCTTGTTATCTAGTCGTCATCGGCAGCAATCTTGAACATCTTGAGTCGCCTGTCGCTTAA
- a CDS encoding nucleoside recognition domain-containing protein, giving the protein MLEVKFNLATGEATSIPDAPHQLKLTHYHRLTTGQQFLLRQFILKKHIHASPYKAVESDAQTTQADFKKLKDYIEESRQHHPKIQDTLLGWLIIFLMFALPIYLAYHFSDWLQNTYVTQWIDQMTKQANTPYQWVNHILYGDYGVLSLGIYSLVWALPVVVMIGISTAVIDQTHLKQYVVWSIEPTMRKIGLDGQDIIPVLEGFGCNAAAITQANSQCSSCTKENCMSIISFGSSCSYQIGATLSLFSAAHHSWLFVPYLLLVFLGGILHNKLWYRKPTTFHVAPPIYRSKLQWPDMKPLLIQIWSTIQKFLLQALPIFIAICIVVSILSLTPILTIISGIFTPLLALLHIPDSMAPGILFSMIRKDGMLLFNFDHGTVLQALSPASLLILVFFSSTFSSCMVTVSMMVKHLGVKKGAGIVGRQMTTAIICTLFLALIAGILI; this is encoded by the coding sequence ATGCTAGAAGTTAAATTCAACTTGGCTACTGGAGAAGCTACATCCATCCCAGATGCACCACATCAACTGAAACTGACACATTACCATCGTTTGACTACTGGCCAGCAATTTCTGCTGCGCCAGTTTATTCTGAAAAAACACATTCATGCTTCACCTTATAAAGCGGTAGAATCTGACGCGCAAACTACGCAAGCAGACTTTAAGAAACTTAAAGATTATATAGAAGAAAGTCGTCAACATCACCCTAAAATACAAGACACTCTGCTCGGCTGGCTCATTATCTTTTTAATGTTTGCACTGCCGATATATTTGGCCTATCACTTCTCTGATTGGCTGCAAAATACTTACGTGACACAATGGATTGATCAAATGACGAAGCAAGCTAATACACCGTATCAATGGGTTAACCATATTCTGTATGGAGATTACGGCGTCTTATCACTCGGCATTTATTCACTAGTGTGGGCCTTGCCGGTAGTAGTCATGATCGGTATTTCTACTGCCGTAATCGACCAAACCCATCTTAAACAGTACGTCGTATGGTCTATAGAACCCACGATGCGCAAAATAGGTCTAGACGGTCAAGATATCATTCCTGTCTTAGAAGGATTCGGTTGCAACGCAGCAGCCATTACACAAGCTAATAGTCAATGCAGTAGTTGTACCAAAGAAAATTGTATGAGCATTATCAGCTTCGGCTCCTCATGCAGTTATCAAATCGGTGCTACACTGTCATTGTTCAGCGCAGCCCATCACTCATGGTTATTTGTACCTTACTTATTGCTCGTCTTTTTAGGAGGCATCTTGCATAACAAATTATGGTACAGAAAACCGACAACGTTCCATGTCGCACCGCCGATTTATCGTTCCAAACTACAATGGCCAGATATGAAACCGCTGCTCATCCAAATTTGGAGCACCATCCAAAAGTTCTTATTGCAAGCTTTACCAATATTCATTGCGATCTGTATTGTTGTGAGTATTCTATCGTTGACACCAATACTCACTATCATCTCAGGAATTTTCACGCCATTACTTGCACTCTTGCATATTCCAGATTCCATGGCACCAGGCATTCTTTTTTCAATGATTCGCAAAGACGGCATGTTGCTCTTTAACTTCGATCACGGTACCGTTTTACAAGCGCTGTCACCAGCAAGTTTACTTATCTTAGTCTTCTTCAGTTCGACATTTTCATCCTGCATGGTAACAGTTTCCATGATGGTAAAACACTTGGGTGTAAAAAAGGGCGCAGGTATTGTAGGGCGCCAAATGACAACTGCTATTATTTGTACTTTATTCCTAGCACTGATTGCCGGCATTTTGATTTAA
- a CDS encoding NAD(P)/FAD-dependent oxidoreductase, translated as MQHYRVAIIGAGAAGIGMAIAFQQLGLDKEDMTILDKGKVGQSFLNWPKSTRTITPSFTTNGFGMPDINAVSTETSPAFTFNEEHVSGETYAEYLQTVAEYYELPIQEETPVSSIEFVDGHYEIQTEQGLITSEYIFVATGDFSFARKPFKYGQHYSEVEDFTQMPGDEYVIIGGNESAFDAAVCLAEKGKQVSIYTHTTGLDQENADPSIRLSPYTHQRLQRAVEKGAAIELNVGYTASTIDFSDMDNKYVVKFNNGKQVATRNEPILATGFDATTNPLVRQLFSTADGEIELTELDESTRYPNVFLIGPTVRHADAILCYIYKFRARFAVLAEQVMDREALEVDQTALETYKANNMYLDDYSCCEVDCSC; from the coding sequence ATGCAACACTACCGCGTCGCAATTATCGGAGCAGGAGCAGCCGGAATCGGAATGGCAATCGCGTTTCAACAGTTAGGATTAGATAAAGAAGATATGACAATTTTAGATAAAGGGAAAGTAGGTCAGTCATTCTTAAATTGGCCAAAATCCACTCGTACCATTACCCCTTCATTTACGACAAATGGTTTCGGTATGCCAGACATCAATGCCGTTTCCACAGAAACTTCCCCTGCATTTACTTTCAATGAAGAACATGTTTCAGGAGAAACTTATGCAGAATATTTGCAGACAGTCGCAGAATATTATGAATTACCAATTCAAGAAGAAACACCTGTATCTAGTATTGAATTTGTTGATGGACATTACGAAATTCAAACAGAACAAGGCTTAATTACTAGCGAATATATTTTCGTAGCTACCGGAGATTTCTCATTTGCCCGCAAACCATTTAAATATGGACAGCATTACAGTGAAGTTGAAGATTTCACGCAAATGCCAGGTGATGAATACGTTATTATCGGCGGAAATGAAAGTGCCTTTGATGCTGCCGTTTGTTTGGCTGAAAAAGGGAAACAAGTTTCTATCTATACGCATACTACAGGATTAGATCAAGAAAATGCAGATCCAAGTATCCGACTTTCTCCATATACACATCAACGCCTGCAACGTGCTGTTGAGAAGGGTGCAGCTATAGAGTTGAATGTAGGCTATACTGCTTCAACTATCGACTTCTCCGATATGGATAACAAGTACGTGGTTAAATTCAATAATGGCAAACAAGTGGCCACACGCAACGAACCGATTTTAGCGACAGGATTCGATGCTACCACGAATCCGCTTGTCCGCCAACTCTTTAGTACTGCAGATGGCGAAATTGAACTTACTGAACTGGATGAATCTACACGCTACCCTAATGTTTTTCTTATCGGTCCGACTGTACGTCATGCAGACGCGATTTTATGTTATATTTACAAATTCCGTGCGCGTTTCGCAGTACTTGCAGAACAAGTAATGGACCGTGAAGCTTTAGAAGTTGATCAAACAGCACTAGAAACTTACAAAGCTAACAACATGTACTTAGATGATTACAGTTGCTGTGAAGTGGATTGCTCATGCTAG
- a CDS encoding DsbA family protein, whose protein sequence is MKKLVLFISIAILAAVLQGCSQKDTDLTSKNGKVKVVEFADYKCPYCKKVEDNVMPKLQKDYIDKNKVDYQLVNVAFLGKDSIIGSRAGHAVKNIAPHQYLAFQKKIFAAQPNTEDHKKPWINEKLLDKIIDELNISDQQKADIKKDYKTKDSQSWKDAEKDKKFAKRKNIDTVPVVFVDGTKLDDPYHFKEYKDLLEK, encoded by the coding sequence ATGAAGAAATTAGTATTATTTATCAGTATCGCTATTCTAGCGGCTGTATTACAAGGTTGTTCACAAAAAGATACAGATTTAACAAGTAAAAATGGCAAAGTAAAAGTTGTAGAATTTGCAGATTACAAATGTCCTTACTGTAAAAAGGTAGAAGACAATGTCATGCCTAAATTACAAAAAGATTATATTGATAAAAATAAAGTAGATTATCAATTAGTCAATGTCGCTTTCTTAGGTAAGGATTCTATTATCGGTTCTCGTGCAGGCCACGCAGTCAAAAATATAGCACCTCATCAATATTTGGCTTTCCAAAAGAAAATTTTTGCAGCACAGCCGAATACAGAAGACCATAAGAAACCTTGGATTAACGAAAAGTTATTAGACAAAATTATTGATGAATTAAATATCTCTGATCAACAAAAAGCAGATATTAAAAAGGATTATAAAACGAAAGACAGTCAATCTTGGAAAGATGCTGAAAAAGATAAAAAATTTGCGAAGAGAAAAAATATTGATACGGTCCCTGTAGTATTTGTGGATGGTACCAAATTAGATGATCCATATCATTTTAAAGAATATAAAGATTTACTCGAAAAATAA
- a CDS encoding amino acid ABC transporter ATP-binding protein — MIELKNIKKSFGDKEVIKGVNLNVDEGEVVTLIGRSGSGKTTLLRMMNALEIPTEGQVFVNGETYTENDKKSQIRVRKQSGMVFQNYNLFPHKTAIENVMEGLIVVKKMNKQEARQRAEALLEKVGLTQVKDQHPNALSGGQQQRVAIARALAMNPKVMLFDEPTSALDPELVNEVLRVIKELAQEGMTMVIVTHEMRFAKEVSDKTVFIHEGVIGEEGKPSEIFNHPQTKDLQRFLNVIQEQEI; from the coding sequence ATGATTGAATTGAAAAATATTAAAAAATCTTTCGGTGATAAAGAAGTCATTAAAGGTGTTAACTTGAATGTTGACGAAGGTGAAGTGGTTACTTTAATCGGACGTTCCGGTTCAGGTAAAACAACTTTACTGCGTATGATGAATGCCTTAGAAATACCCACAGAAGGACAAGTCTTTGTAAACGGTGAAACTTATACAGAGAATGATAAGAAATCACAAATTCGTGTACGCAAACAATCTGGAATGGTATTCCAAAATTACAATCTTTTTCCTCATAAGACTGCCATTGAGAATGTCATGGAAGGTCTTATCGTAGTGAAAAAGATGAATAAGCAGGAAGCAAGACAACGCGCTGAAGCCTTACTTGAAAAAGTCGGGTTAACACAAGTGAAAGATCAACACCCGAATGCATTATCCGGCGGGCAGCAGCAACGTGTTGCCATCGCCAGAGCTTTGGCTATGAATCCTAAAGTAATGTTGTTTGATGAACCGACTTCAGCACTTGATCCAGAATTGGTAAATGAAGTTTTACGTGTTATCAAAGAACTTGCGCAAGAAGGGATGACAATGGTCATTGTTACCCATGAAATGCGCTTTGCTAAAGAAGTTTCAGACAAAACTGTTTTCATTCATGAAGGCGTGATTGGTGAAGAAGGGAAACCTTCTGAAATCTTTAATCACCCGCAAACGAAAGATTTGCAACGCTTTTTAAATGTGATTCAAGAACAAGAAATTTAA
- a CDS encoding amino acid ABC transporter permease — protein MFLNLNAIALNEQQLHALDAARQAFLPMLSGLIKYSIPITLATFVLGLIIALFTALMRISTSKILRGIARVYVSIIRGTPMIVQLFIIFYGLPELGRLLTNNPDTQWTLPSVVAAIIGLSLNVGAYASEIIRGGILSIPKGQTEAAYSIGMNYRQTIQRIILPQAIRVSVPALGNTFLSLLKDTSLLGFILVAEMFRKAQEVASTTYEYLTIYILVALLYWVVCFIISVIQSFYESYLERGYRS, from the coding sequence ATGTTTCTAAATCTTAATGCAATCGCATTGAATGAACAGCAGTTGCATGCCCTTGATGCAGCACGACAAGCTTTCTTGCCTATGTTGAGCGGTTTGATTAAGTATTCCATTCCAATTACGTTAGCGACATTTGTATTAGGACTAATTATTGCATTATTTACAGCTTTGATGCGTATCAGTACAAGTAAAATTTTACGTGGTATTGCCAGAGTTTATGTATCGATTATCCGTGGGACACCGATGATTGTACAATTATTCATTATTTTCTATGGTTTGCCGGAACTAGGCAGATTATTGACGAACAATCCTGATACACAATGGACCTTACCATCAGTAGTAGCGGCAATTATCGGGTTATCTCTGAATGTCGGTGCCTATGCTTCAGAAATTATCCGTGGTGGCATTCTGTCAATTCCGAAAGGACAAACTGAAGCGGCCTATTCAATCGGTATGAATTATCGTCAAACGATTCAACGTATTATTTTGCCGCAAGCAATCAGAGTCTCTGTACCTGCGCTCGGCAATACCTTCCTCAGCTTGCTGAAAGATACTTCCTTGCTCGGATTTATCTTAGTAGCTGAGATGTTCAGAAAGGCACAAGAAGTAGCCTCAACAACGTACGAATATTTAACGATTTATATACTTGTGGCGTTATTATACTGGGTTGTTTGCTTTATCATTTCAGTGATTCAATCCTTCTATGAATCTTACTTAGAAAGAGGTTATCGTTCATGA
- a CDS encoding amino acid ABC transporter substrate-binding protein, whose product MKRILLTVLTIVLTVALAACGNGSSDNKSSKSKDDKTLVVGTEGTYAPFTYHDKKGNLTGYDIDVTKAVAKEMGYKVKFKETQWDSMFAGLDSGRFDMIANQVGINKDREAKYKFSKPYTYSSGVLVVNKDNKNIKSFDDVKGKKMAQTFTSNYGELAKSKGAELVKVDGFNQAMDLLQSHRVEGTFNDSLSYLDYKKQKPDAKIKEIKGNAEKSKTAFTFNKKEDDATIKKVNKALDKLEKDGELAKIGKKWFGQDVSKS is encoded by the coding sequence ATGAAGAGAATATTATTAACTGTTTTAACAATCGTGTTAACTGTAGCTTTAGCTGCATGCGGCAACGGTTCAAGTGATAACAAATCATCTAAATCTAAAGATGATAAAACTTTAGTGGTAGGGACAGAAGGGACTTATGCGCCTTTTACATACCATGATAAAAAAGGAAACTTAACAGGTTACGATATCGATGTAACTAAAGCAGTAGCGAAAGAAATGGGTTATAAAGTTAAATTCAAAGAAACACAATGGGATTCTATGTTTGCAGGCTTGGATTCAGGTCGTTTCGATATGATTGCCAACCAAGTCGGTATTAATAAAGATAGAGAAGCAAAATATAAATTCTCTAAACCTTACACTTATTCAAGCGGTGTATTAGTAGTGAATAAAGATAATAAAAATATCAAGTCATTCGATGACGTTAAAGGTAAGAAAATGGCACAAACATTTACTTCTAACTATGGTGAACTTGCAAAATCTAAAGGCGCTGAGTTAGTTAAAGTAGATGGCTTCAACCAAGCGATGGATTTATTACAATCTCACCGTGTGGAAGGTACTTTCAATGACAGCTTGTCTTACTTAGATTACAAAAAGCAAAAACCTGATGCTAAAATCAAAGAAATCAAAGGTAATGCTGAAAAAAGTAAAACTGCTTTCACTTTCAATAAAAAAGAAGACGATGCAACAATCAAAAAAGTTAACAAAGCTTTAGATAAATTAGAAAAAGATGGCGAGTTAGCTAAAATCGGTAAGAAATGGTTTGGTCAAGATGTTTCTAAATCTTAA
- a CDS encoding putative metal homeostasis protein: MKQDLATARRNLHSPNIKTRKRALKIIKTHKRNQKA, translated from the coding sequence ATGAAACAAGATTTAGCAACAGCGCGTCGTAATTTGCATAGTCCTAATATCAAGACACGTAAACGTGCCTTGAAAATTATTAAGACGCATAAACGTAACCAAAAAGCATAA
- a CDS encoding 2,3-diphosphoglycerate-dependent phosphoglycerate mutase, translating into MPTLILCRHGQSVWNAENLFTGWTDVDLSEQGVEEATTSGDRLKQEGIEIDVAFTSVLQRAIKTTYYLLERSDQLFVPVTKTWRLNERHYGGLQGLNKDAAREEFGEDQVHIWRRSYDIAPPEATAEQRELDLADRKYQGLDHRVIPTSESLKDTLGRVIPYWNDAIAPELLQDKTVLVSAHGNSLRALIKHIEGVSDEDIVGYEIKTGSPLIYELDDNLGFVSKHYL; encoded by the coding sequence ATGCCAACATTAATATTATGCCGACACGGACAAAGTGTCTGGAATGCAGAAAACTTATTTACCGGATGGACTGATGTAGATTTATCAGAACAAGGTGTGGAAGAAGCAACAACTTCAGGAGATCGTTTGAAGCAAGAAGGTATTGAAATTGATGTTGCTTTCACTTCAGTTTTGCAACGTGCAATTAAAACAACTTACTATTTATTAGAAAGATCGGATCAACTCTTTGTTCCAGTTACTAAAACTTGGCGTTTGAATGAACGTCATTATGGTGGTTTGCAAGGATTGAATAAAGATGCTGCACGTGAAGAATTCGGCGAGGATCAAGTACACATTTGGAGACGTTCTTATGATATTGCCCCTCCAGAAGCAACTGCAGAACAACGTGAATTAGACTTAGCAGATCGTAAATATCAAGGGTTAGACCATCGTGTCATACCGACATCAGAAAGTTTGAAAGATACATTGGGCCGTGTAATCCCTTATTGGAATGACGCAATTGCACCAGAATTATTACAAGATAAAACTGTATTGGTATCTGCACATGGTAATTCATTACGTGCGCTGATCAAACATATTGAAGGTGTTTCTGATGAAGATATCGTAGGTTATGAAATTAAAACAGGCTCACCATTAATCTATGAATTAGATGATAACTTAGGATTTGTCTCTAAACATTATTTATAA